A segment of the Methanothermococcus thermolithotrophicus DSM 2095 genome:
TCCTATCAATATTACGTTTTCAGGTTTTAAAATTTCAACTGCATCGTCAATATCTTCAAAGAACATTAAATTTTTATTTAACTTTAAGGCTATTTTTTGAGCTATAGGTACCCCATTCTGTGCAGCTGAACCTATTGCCTTTGTAATTATTAATGTATCCATTCCCATGCCAAAGATTGTCTTGGCAAATTCTTCCACCTGTTTTGAACTGTGTGCATTGTGTAATACTACAAACATGAAACCACCTCTAATTGAATTGATTATTTCCAACCCCTTTATAAATCGAAGCAAATTTCAAAGTGATTTGTCTCAGTTTATAAAAGGCTTGGTTTTATAAGATCCTCCAACTTACATATACCTACTCAACTTCGTTGAGTAGGTATCCTATTTTGGAATCATCGAGCGAAGCGAGATGAGCTACAAAAATCACTTCGTGATTTTTGTTCAATCCAAGCCTTTTTATAAAAGGCTTGGTTTTAAAGCTTTGGCTATGACTCTTGAAAGAGTAGGGGGAACACTTTCTCCAACTTGGTTATACTGTGACTCCCTACCACCTACAAATATATGATAGTCAGGATATCCCATTAATCTAGCTTGTTCTCTAACAGTCAACAGCCTATCCTCATACGGATGTATAAACCTTCTTTTTCCCATCACAGTTTCAGAGATTCTATGAGGGTGTAACTTAATATAGTTGTCCAGGACACCACAGGGGCTTTTAAATTTAACCAGTCCTGAGCCATATCTAAGTTTATGAAGCCTTTTTAAAAACCTATTTGACAGGGGAGCTCCTTCATGATTTAATATATTTTTACCGATTTCCAAATCTTCAATTACCTCAATAACATATACTCTTTTTTCTGCTTTTTTTGGTTTTATTTGAACATTTGAAACAAAAACCCTTTTTCTCTCGGAAGGATTTCCATAATCTTCAGCCCATAGGGTATTGAAGTATATATCATCATACCCTACTCTCTTAAATTCTTTTTCTATACTTTCCTTTATCTCATAACTTAGAATCCCGGGAACATTCTCCATAACAAAAACTTTTGGCTGTAAATCTCCAACTATTCTAATGTACTCGAGAACCAGCCTTCCCATCTCATTTTTATAAAGCCTATCGATTGGATTTTTTTCTCGTTTTGGATTTGCTCCAGTGTAGGCTTCACAGGGAGGTCCTCCAATAACTAAATCAACTTCTTCGGTATCATGAACTTCTTTAATTTTTCTAAGAATGTTTAAAGAGTGAATGTTTCTTATATCATCATTTATCACTACAGGGTTCAATCTATCGTATTTGTTCAGTTTTTTAAACTCTACGATGTCTTCAGATGTTAGAAAGTCTTCCAGTTTAAAATACATGTCCTTTTGAACTAAGTTGTTATATCTCTTTTCATAGAGGACTCCGTTATAATTTAAAGCATAAGAATTTGCGGCATTTTCATCTATCTCAATTGAAAGTAAGGGAACAAATCCTTCTTCTACAAATCCACGAGAAAATCCGCCACAGCCACAAAATAAATCTATAAATTTCATACTACCACACTGATTCCTTATAGCCGTTCTACGAGGATATTCAACAGGCCCTAATTTAAATTAAAGTTGTTGAGTGTTTTTTCGGAGCTCCGAAACCTTTCAGGTTTTTGTTCACCGAGCTCACGAAGTGAAGTGAGCCATAAACTGTAGAACGACCATGAAAATAGAGAGACGTAACTATTCATATATCATAATCCCTATATAAAATTAAGGCTAGGTGGAAAAATGGTAGTTGAATATATGTTAAAGGACGATGAAATAAAAAGAATACTACAGGAGAGCAGGACTGTGGTGGTTGTGGGCATTTCTCCAAACCCTGAAAAACCCAGTTATTTTGTTTCAGAAAGTGTTAAAAAATGCGGATTTAAGATTTATTTTGTAAATCCAAAGTATTCTGGACAGGAAATATTGGGAGAAAAAGTTTACCCCGCTATAAAGGATATACCAGATGAAATCGATATAGTTGTCGTATTTAGAAAACCTTCGGAAGTTCCACATATTGCTGAAGAAGCGAAGGAAAAAGGATTTAAAACTTTCTGGTTACAGCCCGGGACGGAAAATAAAGAAGTTGTAGAACAATTACTAAAAGAAGGTTACAAAGTAGTGGTTGGAAGATGTATTAGAGTAGAATGTCGAAAAATTTATAATGGCTAATTCTACGAATCATATAATTCAATGCATACTAACAAATCCAATTTTTAATTGTTAATATATTATTATTGCAGAATGGTCATAGCTACGACCAATAATATTCTAATTAAATACAATATCTAGGTGATACAATGAACATCCTAAGAAGGGGACGACTGGGAAACAACGTCAAAGAAGAGGTCATGAGATACACCACAAGCTTGGATTTCGACAAAGAAATATTTGAAAGTGATATACTGTGCGATATAGCTCATACCATCATGTTAATGGAAAGAAACATAATTCCAAAGGAAAACGCAGTTAAAATAATAGAAGAGCTCAGGGAAATAATGAAAAAAGGAATGGATAGTTTAAACTTAGATCCATCCTTGGACGACATACACATGGTTATTGAAAGTGGGCTAATAGAAAAACTTGGTGAAGATGTTGCAGGAAGAATGCACACTGGAAGAAGTAGAAACGATGAAGTTGCAACAGATCTGAGACTTTCACTAAGGGAAAAAATACTTGAAATTCTGGAATTACTGATAAAAATGGAAAAAAATATCTTAAAACTTGCAAAAGAAAACAAAGAAACTCTTACTGTTGGATATACGCACCTACAACATGCACAACCGGTCACGTTTGGACATCTACTATTGAGTTATGTTTCTGCAATTGAAAGAGACATCTGCAGGCTTTTAGATGTTTATAAAAGGATAAATATTTCACCTCTCGGATGCGGAGCAATGGCCACAACTGGATTCGACATAGATAGAAATAGAACTGCAGAACTACTCGGATTCGATGGATTAATTGAAAATTCAATGGACGGGGTTTCTGCAAGGGATTTCATAGTTGAAACTATGGCCCACCTATCGATGCTTGGAACAAACCTTTCAAAAATCTGTGAGGAATTGATACTATTCTCAACCTATGAATTTGGAACAATTGAAATAGCCTACGAATACACTTCAACATCCTCAATAATGCCTCAAAAGAAGAATCCAGATGTTGCAGAGATTGCAAGGGCAAAGTTATCAACATTGAATGGAAACCTAGTAAGTGTTTTAACAATTTTAAAAGCACTTCCGAACACGTACAATAGAGATTTGCAGGAAATAAGCCCGCATCTATGGAAAAGTGTATATACAACAATAGACACCATCAAAATGATCGATGGAATGGTCTGTTCTTTAAAAATAAACAAGGGAAGAATGAAGGAGCTCGCAGAAAAGAATTACTCAACTGCAACTGAATTAGCAGATACTTTAGTTAGAGAATGTGGAATAGCCTTTAGAATGGCCCACGGTATTGTAGGAGAGGTTGTAAGGAAATCTATTGAAGAAAAAAAGGAAGTTATAGATATTGTTGACGAGGTTCTGGAAAAATATAACATAACTCTTGAAAAAGAAAAAATAATAAATGCACTTGACCCTATGGGGAATGTTAAACTAAGAGATGTAATTGGTGGTCCTGCACCAAAAGAAGTTGAAAGAGCCATTAATTCCTTTGAAAATAGAATAAAAACCTATGAAAAAGAAGTAAACGAAAAAACTGAAAAAATTAAAAAAGTAAAAGAGATACTACTGGAATCAGAAATAAAATAATATTATAGTGTATTAAATACCCTCTTTACAATCATGGTAGCATAGCATCCCTTATCCAGTTCAAACTCCAAGCATATTTTATACTTTCCTTTATTTAATTCATCCTTTTGGAATTTTCCGTGGTTAAAGTTCTTTGGAATGGATAAAATATTTCTTTCGTGGTATTGGAATTTACCAAAATCTATTTTATTCAAATCGTTCATTTTGATTTTCTCCTTTTTCAAAGCCTTTTTAAT
Coding sequences within it:
- a CDS encoding RecB-family nuclease produces the protein MFVVLHNAHSSKQVEEFAKTIFGMGMDTLIITKAIGSAAQNGVPIAQKIALKLNKNLMFFEDIDDAVEILKPENVILIGNKEICNEKIDFSSIGDRDLVVFCGSSSGFTKKELEKWSGRYVVENDIAAIGEVAIFLYMMQQH
- a CDS encoding DNA cytosine methyltransferase, giving the protein MKFIDLFCGCGGFSRGFVEEGFVPLLSIEIDENAANSYALNYNGVLYEKRYNNLVQKDMYFKLEDFLTSEDIVEFKKLNKYDRLNPVVINDDIRNIHSLNILRKIKEVHDTEEVDLVIGGPPCEAYTGANPKREKNPIDRLYKNEMGRLVLEYIRIVGDLQPKVFVMENVPGILSYEIKESIEKEFKRVGYDDIYFNTLWAEDYGNPSERKRVFVSNVQIKPKKAEKRVYVIEVIEDLEIGKNILNHEGAPLSNRFLKRLHKLRYGSGLVKFKSPCGVLDNYIKLHPHRISETVMGKRRFIHPYEDRLLTVREQARLMGYPDYHIFVGGRESQYNQVGESVPPTLSRVIAKALKPSLL
- a CDS encoding CoA-binding protein, yielding MVVEYMLKDDEIKRILQESRTVVVVGISPNPEKPSYFVSESVKKCGFKIYFVNPKYSGQEILGEKVYPAIKDIPDEIDIVVVFRKPSEVPHIAEEAKEKGFKTFWLQPGTENKEVVEQLLKEGYKVVVGRCIRVECRKIYNG
- the argH gene encoding argininosuccinate lyase, which gives rise to MNILRRGRLGNNVKEEVMRYTTSLDFDKEIFESDILCDIAHTIMLMERNIIPKENAVKIIEELREIMKKGMDSLNLDPSLDDIHMVIESGLIEKLGEDVAGRMHTGRSRNDEVATDLRLSLREKILEILELLIKMEKNILKLAKENKETLTVGYTHLQHAQPVTFGHLLLSYVSAIERDICRLLDVYKRINISPLGCGAMATTGFDIDRNRTAELLGFDGLIENSMDGVSARDFIVETMAHLSMLGTNLSKICEELILFSTYEFGTIEIAYEYTSTSSIMPQKKNPDVAEIARAKLSTLNGNLVSVLTILKALPNTYNRDLQEISPHLWKSVYTTIDTIKMIDGMVCSLKINKGRMKELAEKNYSTATELADTLVRECGIAFRMAHGIVGEVVRKSIEEKKEVIDIVDEVLEKYNITLEKEKIINALDPMGNVKLRDVIGGPAPKEVERAINSFENRIKTYEKEVNEKTEKIKKVKEILLESEIK